Genomic DNA from Sediminispirochaeta bajacaliforniensis DSM 16054:
AGAAGCATATCACTCGTTTTTCAAAGCACTGTCAAAAGCAATGGATGAAGGGGAAAAATTCATTCGTTTTATATAGGCACAACTCTCTGTTGCGCCGGTTTCGCGGTCCATACCAGAATCCTCCCATTCAACAGAGAGAGGCCCCTTATACCCGGACCGGTTAAGCTCCCTGATGATACCGTCGAAGTCGACATCACCATGGCCAATGGAGACAAAATCCCATGCCCGCCTTGTATCCCCAAAGGGGAGAAAGGAGCCGAGAATGCCTGCCCGGTCGTTTTTCTGCATCTTTACATCTTTCATATGAACATGATAGACACGCTGCGCAAAGTCCCTGACAAATCCAACCTCATCAACGCCCTGCCACAGCAGATGGCTCGGATCATAATTCAGCCCGAGAGTCGGCCGGTATTCAAAACGTTCGAGCAATCTTTCTGTAGTATAATAGTCGAAAGCGATCTCCGTCGGATGGACCTCCAAGGCGAATGTAACCCCGCAGGCATCAAATACATCAAAAATAGGAGTCCACAGGTCATAGACAAGCTTAAACCCATCGTCAATCATCTGGGCCGAGGTCTGGGGATAGGAGTACCACCGGGCCCAGATCGGTGAACCGGTAAATCCGTTGACAACATCAACCCCAAAGGCCTGAGCGGCACGGGCCGTGTCCTTCATCTCCTCAATGGCCCAGGCCCTGATGGCCTCGGGCTGTCCCGCCAGCCTGGAAGGGGCAAAGTTATCCAGCCGCTCATCCCAGAGGTCGCAAACACACTGCCCCGTAAGATGAGCACTGATGGCCCGACATGCAAGACCGTATTTCGCCAAAGTTTGCTGTACATAGGGAATATAGCTTTCATCATGCAAAGCCTTCTGCACATCAAAATGTGCATGTGTGGCAAGCTCAAGCCCGTCATATCCCATCTTTTGGGCAAGAGCACAGAGCTCTTCAAGTCCCAGATCACCAAATTGCCCGGAGGCCAATGTTATCAATCGTTTCATATTCGCTCCTATTTACAGGGAAATACACCGTGAGGTACGGGCCGATTCATAGATGGCATCAATGATACGCATCAACACAAGTGCTTCAGAGGGAGTGTTCAATACATCTGCTTCGCCAGTAACACCTTGTACAAAGTTCTCGGCATTCGCAATTCTTCCCATTGTTTCATCCCGTTCCGTGATGATCTCACGATTAACCTGGCGGCCGAATTCCTCGGTAAAAAGGCAATTTCTGTACATGATGGTTTCATCATATCCATCTCTGCCGAAGAGGCCTTCCACCAGCCCCCCAGCCTTAGCCCCCTGAAACGTGACGGAAACCTCTTCCCGTTCATTCATTTCGGCCCAGGAATTCCGGATCAAAAGGCACCGTCCATCCTGGAACGTAACCATAGCATGACAAGCCGTTTCAACATTCATCTTGCCCGTTCCGTCGGCAACGCCCCAAGGACCTTTAAAGTGAGGATTCCCCATAAAATCATCAAAGGTAACGGCCAAAACCTGACGGGGTTCGGGGTGCCCCATGAAATAGAGGGCCAAATCGATCATATGCAAAAGATCGATGACCGCACCTCCCCCGGCAAGTTCCTTATCGGTAAACCACCCGCCGAATCCGGGAATACCGGCGCGCCTGATCCAGGTAGCCTGAGCAGAATTGATGCGCCCCGTCACTCCTTCCCTGATATAGGTTGCCATGGCCTGCGCCTCGGGACGGGCACGGTTATTGAATCCGAACATCAGAATCTTTTTGGCATTCTCTGCTGCATGAATCATCCCCTGCAGTTCCTTTGCATTTCTGGCAGGGGGTTTCTCACAGTATACGTGCTTTCCCTTTTCCAGGGCTTCAATTGCCAGGGATGCATGAAATTTGTTGGGAGTAGCAATGGATACAGCGTCCAGTTCCGGAAAAGCCTGAAGCATCTCTTCCAGGGTCTTGCAGGTTTTTTTGATTCCGAATTCCCTGCTGAAGCTTTCCGCTTTTTCTTTATTAAAATCCGCAACCGCCTGGATAGAAGCACCTGCACGTCTGAAACCCTTAACGTGATAGGCCGCCATAGCGCCGGCCCCCACAATACCAATATTCATAGAACCACTCCTATCTACCTTTCTTCGTACTCTGTGCCAAAACAGCCACAATGATAATGATTCCGGTTACCAGACCGTTGAGGAACGGAGGCACATTGGCCATAATCAAAACGGTGTTTATGATCCTGAGCATGAGAACGCCCAGGAAGGTACCGATGATCTTACCTTTCCCCCCTTCCATAGAGGTTCCGCCGATGGCTACCGCAGCGATGGCATCCATTTCATACCCTGAACCGGCGCTTGCCGCCTGGATGGATGTTAAACGGCTGGCCAGCAAAAAAGCGGACAGCCCATACAGCGTTCCGGCATAGGTGAATATGAGCATCTTAATTCTGTCGACATTGATACCGGATAACCTTGCGGCCTGCTGGTTCGAACCCACCGCATACACATAGGTCCCGAATTTGGTCTTCGACATGAGCATTGCGGTGATGAAAGAAATGATAATGAAGAAAATCATGAGATGCGGAATTCCAAAAAAACGACCGGCTGCAATATTCCGAAAGGGAGCGTACATCTGATTGTCCACCGTAAACGGCCCCCCCTGCCCCATCTGGTTGATAACCGATCGCCAGGCCGACATGGTTGCCAGGGTTACGATAAACGGAGCAATCCTTCCCTTGGTAACCAAGAGGCCGTTCACCAAACCGAGAATAACTCCCGATCCTATGCAAAAGAGCAACGTCAGAACAATGCTATGCGTATTATTCAGAACCGAAACACCGAAGCCGCTGATCAAAGCGACTATCGACCCAACAGAAAGGTCTATCATTCCTGCCGAGATAACAAGGCTCATGCCCATTGCACATATACCGATTACCGCGCCCTGAACAAACAGGTTGGCGATATTGTTCCAGGCAAGAAAGGAAGGGCTGACAACAATGGCAACGATCAATAAAAGAATAAAACTCAGCCAGTGACTGTAGTTTGCTGTCAGATTTTTCAGGAAATCCTTTCCCTGAATTGTGTTCAACGGTAAACCTTTCACCCCTGCGCCTCCATGTGTGTACCTGTCGAATATTCCATAATAGCAACTTCCGAAATTTCCTCTTTACTCAACTCCGCGGCCATTTCTCCCTTATAAAGAACGAAACAACGGTCCGCCAGATGGTGAATTTCAGGATATTCATTGGTAAAAAACAAAATAGCCTTACCCTGGGAAGCAAGTTCTATGACCAGCTTGTAGATAGCGTACTTTGCTCCCACATCAATACCCTGGGTCGGGTTATCCATAATATAGACATCAGCATCAATCTCCAGCCAACGGCTTACAATCACTTTCTGCTGGTTTCCCCCGGAAAGCGAGGTGATCGGATTCATATCATTGGCGATTTTGATATCCAGCCGTTTTCGATTCCTTTCAAACCGATCAACCTCTTCCTTACGGTGAACAAACACGCCCCTGTGCTTGGCTGCAAAATAGGCAAGTGAATTATTATTACGAATGCTCATATCCGGTAAGATGCCCCGTTCTTTTCTGTTTCGGGGAATCATTCCTATGCCGCTTTGCATAATATCTCTGATATTTTTCATCGTAAGCAAACCGTCTTTTGTCTCCACCCTGCCGGATTCCAGGGGCGTTGCACCGAATAAAGCGGTGGCCAGTTCCTCGGTACCCGACCCCTGCAGACCGGTAAATACGACGATTTCGCCTTTATGCAGGGTAAAGGAGATATCCTTGAAGCTTTTTCCACTTGCTCCCTGAACATTCAGAAACACTTCATCGGTGACATACGAGGGAAGTCCCTCTTTCAGATGGGCCTGAACAAACCGTTTGCCGACAAGCAGCTCGGTGGCATAATGTTCATCGATATCCCGTAAGATTCCCGATTGGATAAACGCTCCGTCGCGCAGCACCGTATAGCGGTCACAGATACGAAACAGCTCAGGCATTTTGTGAGAAATATAAATAAACGAAACACCTTTCTTTTTAAATGTCGTCATGATGGTGAAAAGTTTTTCAATTTCCTGATTGTTCAGAGCCGTGGTAGGTTCATCCATAATGATCAGCTCCGAAGAAAATAAAAGGGCCCTGGCTATCTCCACCATCTGCTTTTGGGCAGTATCAAGATCTCCTACAATTGTGGATGCACTGATTCGCGTATCCATGGAATCAAGAACTTCCTGGGATTGCAAAAGCTCCCTCTTTTTATCGACCTTCCATGCATGCCTGGTGTATTCCTCTCCAAGAAACATATTTTGAAACACGGTGAGGTCATTGCAGAGATTCAGTTCCTGATGAATAAATCGGATCTTTTTTTCCGCAGCTTTTCGCGGAGTCATTCCAACCACTTCCTGCCCATCGATGAAAATTTTGCCGTAATCCTGAAAGAATGTTCCGGCCAAAACATTCATCAACGTGGTCTTGCCAGCCCCATTTTCTCCTAACAGTCCATGGATTTCTCCCGGCTGGACATCGAAGGAGACATCTTTCAGCGCCTGTACCGCGCCGAAGGACTTGGATATATTTCTCATTTCCAGAATCATGAGAGGCTTTCTCCCTTTCTCTTAACAGGAAGCCTGGGGCAGGCAAGCCCCCCCCAGGCAACAAAGGACAGCACTAGTTCCTCGCGTATCAGAGGCCGTAGCGGGTTTTATAGAGATCACTTTCCATATACGTTTTATAATTGGTCTTATCTACCATGTCGGTGGGAATCTTGTAACTCTTCTCAAGTTTCTCTCCCTGGAGGACTTTCAGTCCAAGATCGACAGCATCCCGAACCATGGAAGGAGAAAAGGTATATGTCACAAAATCAATACCTTCCAGGCCGGAATTTTCAAACA
This window encodes:
- a CDS encoding sugar ABC transporter ATP-binding protein, yielding MILEMRNISKSFGAVQALKDVSFDVQPGEIHGLLGENGAGKTTLMNVLAGTFFQDYGKIFIDGQEVVGMTPRKAAEKKIRFIHQELNLCNDLTVFQNMFLGEEYTRHAWKVDKKRELLQSQEVLDSMDTRISASTIVGDLDTAQKQMVEIARALLFSSELIIMDEPTTALNNQEIEKLFTIMTTFKKKGVSFIYISHKMPELFRICDRYTVLRDGAFIQSGILRDIDEHYATELLVGKRFVQAHLKEGLPSYVTDEVFLNVQGASGKSFKDISFTLHKGEIVVFTGLQGSGTEELATALFGATPLESGRVETKDGLLTMKNIRDIMQSGIGMIPRNRKERGILPDMSIRNNNSLAYFAAKHRGVFVHRKEEVDRFERNRKRLDIKIANDMNPITSLSGGNQQKVIVSRWLEIDADVYIMDNPTQGIDVGAKYAIYKLVIELASQGKAILFFTNEYPEIHHLADRCFVLYKGEMAAELSKEEISEVAIMEYSTGTHMEAQG
- a CDS encoding Gfo/Idh/MocA family protein; protein product: MNIGIVGAGAMAAYHVKGFRRAGASIQAVADFNKEKAESFSREFGIKKTCKTLEEMLQAFPELDAVSIATPNKFHASLAIEALEKGKHVYCEKPPARNAKELQGMIHAAENAKKILMFGFNNRARPEAQAMATYIREGVTGRINSAQATWIRRAGIPGFGGWFTDKELAGGGAVIDLLHMIDLALYFMGHPEPRQVLAVTFDDFMGNPHFKGPWGVADGTGKMNVETACHAMVTFQDGRCLLIRNSWAEMNEREEVSVTFQGAKAGGLVEGLFGRDGYDETIMYRNCLFTEEFGRQVNREIITERDETMGRIANAENFVQGVTGEADVLNTPSEALVLMRIIDAIYESARTSRCISL
- a CDS encoding ABC transporter permease: MKGLPLNTIQGKDFLKNLTANYSHWLSFILLLIVAIVVSPSFLAWNNIANLFVQGAVIGICAMGMSLVISAGMIDLSVGSIVALISGFGVSVLNNTHSIVLTLLFCIGSGVILGLVNGLLVTKGRIAPFIVTLATMSAWRSVINQMGQGGPFTVDNQMYAPFRNIAAGRFFGIPHLMIFFIIISFITAMLMSKTKFGTYVYAVGSNQQAARLSGINVDRIKMLIFTYAGTLYGLSAFLLASRLTSIQAASAGSGYEMDAIAAVAIGGTSMEGGKGKIIGTFLGVLMLRIINTVLIMANVPPFLNGLVTGIIIIVAVLAQSTKKGR
- a CDS encoding sugar phosphate isomerase/epimerase family protein, with translation MKRLITLASGQFGDLGLEELCALAQKMGYDGLELATHAHFDVQKALHDESYIPYVQQTLAKYGLACRAISAHLTGQCVCDLWDERLDNFAPSRLAGQPEAIRAWAIEEMKDTARAAQAFGVDVVNGFTGSPIWARWYSYPQTSAQMIDDGFKLVYDLWTPIFDVFDACGVTFALEVHPTEIAFDYYTTERLLERFEYRPTLGLNYDPSHLLWQGVDEVGFVRDFAQRVYHVHMKDVKMQKNDRAGILGSFLPFGDTRRAWDFVSIGHGDVDFDGIIRELNRSGYKGPLSVEWEDSGMDRETGATESCAYIKRMNFSPSSIAFDSALKNE